CTTTCATAAATTATAAGTAATGAGTGATGGGTAATGAGTAATTGCCTGTTGCTCATTAACTGTTACTGATGATCTATCCATTTACCGCTTCAACATTTTCCACCAGTTCAGGAACAAACTGCTTCAGGATATTTTCAATGCCGCCTTTCAAAGTCGCCGTAGAACTAGGGCAACCTGAACACGCACCCTGAAGCAGCATCTTTGCCGTTTTAGAGGCTTCATCGTATTCAATCAGCGATATTTTTCCGCCATCACCGGCCACTGCGGGCGCTACATATTCATCGAGGATATCCGATATTTTCTGCTCGTTTGCGGTATAATCACGCTGGATGCTGCTTTCTACCGGCGTTTCGTGTTTTTGTGTGGCGATGTTCGAAATGGCGCCGCCATTCTGAAGATAGTTCGCGATAAAATCACGCATCGTAATCATCACCTCATGCCATTCAACCGACACATTTTTGGTTACCGCGACAAAATTTCCGGAAATAAATATTTCCTTGGCAAAACCGAATTCATCAAAAATAGCTTTTGCCAAAGGTACTTCCCCAGCTTCTGCCGGCGACTTTACTTCTACAAAGCCATCCAGCAATTCCGTACTCGAGACGAATTTCATCACCATTGGGTTAGGTGTCATCTCCGAATAAATGAGGTGCTTCTCGCTTTTTTTCTGAAGATAAATCCGCGGGTTTGCTATCAATTCGTCTTCAATTACATTTTTTAAACTGTCGGCTACAAATTCCCATTCAACCGTATCCTGCTTTGCTACAGCGATAAAGTTAGCCGTAATAAAAATACGGTCAACAAACGGAAAATTCAGGAGTTTTTGGGCCAACGGTATTTCAGAAATATCCGACTGCCGGTCGAGTTCCAGCGAGCCGGGCAGCAGGTTGTAGTCGGCTACAAATTTTAGTACTTTGGGGTTCTCGGTAGCTTCTATCAGGATTTGTCTCATTTTATTTCATTAAATTTGAACTGCAAAAATAAGGATAACAAACCAGATTGCCGTGTGCAGCCGTTAGACGTTCTCAATCATTATTATTTTTTCTGGAGAACTTCAAAAATTACTATTTACTAAATTATCACATCAACAGTTTAACATGGCAATAATCAGAACACTTTTAGGTAAAACTCCACAAATCGGCGCCGGTTCGTTTTTAGCAGAAACCGCCACAGTAATCGGCGATGTAACGATGGGCGACAACTGCAGCATCTGGTATAACGCGGTGATTAGAGGTGACGTGAACTTCATAAAAATCGGCAGCAAAGTGAATGTGCAGGACAATGTGATGTTGCACTGTACTTTCGAAAAATTTCCGCTGATTATCGGCGATAATGTTTCGATTGGCCATAATGCAATTGTGCACGGCTGTACAATTAAAGACAACGTGCTGATCGGCATGGGAGCAATAGTTATGGACGATTGCACGGTTGAAAGCAATTCAATTGTTGGTGCGGGATCTGTGGTTACGCAAGGCACTCACATTAAATCCGGTGAGGTTTGGGGCGGAATTCCTGCACGTAAAATCAAGGATATTTCGTCGGAACTCCTCGAAGGCGAGGTGAACAGAATTGCAAATAATTATGTAAAATATTCCGGTTGGTATAAAGAGTAAGTTCTACTGAACTTCACCCATTTCAGAACTTGCATTGATCAGAACGGCTTTGCCGTCTACGCACTGTATGCCTGAAGGTGGCATCACCATTCTGCAGTCGGACATGAGCTGATATTTTGTATTGAATGCAGCCTGCGCACGCGTGAAATCATCAATTTTTGCTAAAATCTCGTCTTCCATTGCTTTCGGATAGGCGATATACGAACTTGGGCCGCCACAGGGTTTGGAGCCAATCGCGGCAAAGGCCCATTGCGAAGCATCAGAACAGGTCTGGGTTCCGATCGAGCTTTCAATATCCTGAATCATAGCACTTAGCATTTCGCGCTCCTTATTCTGAGCCACATTATTTTCGGGTTTCAAAGAAATATCTTTTGGCAGATTCGCGGTATCGGCTGCATTTTTAGATTTACATGAAGAAAGTGAAACTACAGCTGCGAGGATTATAACGAGGTTTTTCATTCAGATTATTTTAAGGTGCTATGCAAAAATATGACCTTTTCTGTGCTTTAGATTTATTTTTGAGTTTAAATATGGCCGCAACGAAAGGTTTCAGCACTGAATTTCTTTAAATTTGGACAATGAACGAATCGCTGTTTAATTTAGCCGAACATACACACCGAAGTATATTCCTCACCGGAAAGGCCGGCACCGGAAAGACCACTTTTCTGAACGATTTTGTACGTAAAACGCACAAGAAATATATCGTTGTGGCACCAACCGGCATTGCGGCGATCAACGCCGGCGGCGTTACGATTCACTCGATGTTTGGCCTGCCGCTGCGCACATTTCTTCCCACCACTGAGAGGATTAACAGCGAATCTGCGAACAATATTGCGGATCTGATGCATCATTTTCGCTACCGGAAAGACAAACAGAAGTTATTGCGCGAAATAGAAATCATCATCATTGATGAAGTTTCGATGCTGCGCGCGGATGTTCTGGATATGATGGATTTTGCGCTTCGGCACGTGAGGCGAAACCAGCAGAAATTCGGCGGCGTACAGATGCTTTTTATCGGCGATCTTTATCAGCTGCCGCCTGTAGTGCGCGATGAACACGTCCTCAAACAGTATTATGCTTCGCCATTTTTCTTCGACAGCTATGCATTAAAAGAATTGCCGCTGATCACGCTGGAACTTACTACCGTTTACCGCCAGAAAGACGAAAAATTCCTCGAAATCTTAAATGAAATCCGCGACGGCGAAATCCGCGATATCGATTTTGATACTTTAAACGAAAGATATATTCCCGATTTTGAGCCCAAAGACGAACCTTATGTCTATCTGACGTCTCACAACCGGATGGCAGACGAAATCAATCAGAAAAAACTGGCTGCACTACCCGGAAAAGCTCATTTTTATAAGGCTGAAATTATCGGAAATTTTAATGAAAATCAATATCCAAATGACGAAATATTAGAATTGAAGGTGGGTGCGCAAATTATGTTTTTGCGGAATGATGCAAGCGGAGAAAAAAGGTATTTTAACGGAAAGCTTGCCGAAATTGTGAAACTCGACGAAAAGGAAATCTCTGTCATCATCGACGGTGAAGAAGAGGTTTACAAGCTGAAAAAGGAAACCTGGGAACAGAAAAAATATTCGTTAGGCGAAGATAAAAGCGTTCAGGAAGAAGTTTTGGGCAGTTTCAACCAGTACCCAATCCGCCTGGCGTGGGCGGTAACCATTCATAAATCACAGGGACTGACCTTCGACCGGTTGATTATCGACGCCGGGAAATCATTTGCCTCGGGGCAGGTGTAT
This window of the Flavobacteriaceae bacterium 3519-10 genome carries:
- a CDS encoding hexapeptide transferase family protein, with the protein product MAIIRTLLGKTPQIGAGSFLAETATVIGDVTMGDNCSIWYNAVIRGDVNFIKIGSKVNVQDNVMLHCTFEKFPLIIGDNVSIGHNAIVHGCTIKDNVLIGMGAIVMDDCTVESNSIVGAGSVVTQGTHIKSGEVWGGIPARKIKDISSELLEGEVNRIANNYVKYSGWYKE
- a CDS encoding nifU related protein; this encodes MRQILIEATENPKVLKFVADYNLLPGSLELDRQSDISEIPLAQKLLNFPFVDRIFITANFIAVAKQDTVEWEFVADSLKNVIEDELIANPRIYLQKKSEKHLIYSEMTPNPMVMKFVSSTELLDGFVEVKSPAEAGEVPLAKAIFDEFGFAKEIFISGNFVAVTKNVSVEWHEVMITMRDFIANYLQNGGAISNIATQKHETPVESSIQRDYTANEQKISDILDEYVAPAVAGDGGKISLIEYDEASKTAKMLLQGACSGCPSSTATLKGGIENILKQFVPELVENVEAVNG
- a CDS encoding helicase-related protein — translated: MNESLFNLAEHTHRSIFLTGKAGTGKTTFLNDFVRKTHKKYIVVAPTGIAAINAGGVTIHSMFGLPLRTFLPTTERINSESANNIADLMHHFRYRKDKQKLLREIEIIIIDEVSMLRADVLDMMDFALRHVRRNQQKFGGVQMLFIGDLYQLPPVVRDEHVLKQYYASPFFFDSYALKELPLITLELTTVYRQKDEKFLEILNEIRDGEIRDIDFDTLNERYIPDFEPKDEPYVYLTSHNRMADEINQKKLAALPGKAHFYKAEIIGNFNENQYPNDEILELKVGAQIMFLRNDASGEKRYFNGKLAEIVKLDEKEISVIIDGEEEVYKLKKETWEQKKYSLGEDKSVQEEVLGSFNQYPIRLAWAVTIHKSQGLTFDRLIIDAGKSFASGQVYVALSRCRTLEGIVLKSKITPEVIYSDKRVSKFQDDTHANEKIDEILNAEKYDYSIQKIVSRLDCQWILPAMEAWYKTAKVSSVIDKDKVRFLYQAIKPEIENFNAVFVKFDKIVHQKTQKFVAGTETWEEIESKAKGAVNFFFKNVNAKVFRPLKDFYAESKGVKGLKQYNEDFRVFLDDLEDYLNDLKSVHLLETALFDRQNEEVVTAKVAKIPSHILTFQLFEEGKTIPEIARDRGLVTETIFGHLAKFAERGLLDLTRIFDKEKIKTFEKEFKKNSSRETLSEWKQVLPNDFEFNEIRLLLNHFNYKAAKKD